The Streptomyces sp. RKND-216 genomic sequence GCGGCAGCGCGACTCGCTGTTCTGACCGCACCCGCCGCAGCTCCGCCTCCCCTCCCCTCCCCTCCCCTCTCGTCGCGGGAGAGGCGGGAGGGGAGGAGTGGGAGAGGCCGGACGGGAGTCCCCGGGACGGCCCGCCCTGCGGCCGCACAGGCCGCCACGGTCAGCCGGAGACCGGCACGCCCACGTCCGTCCACGCCTGGGACAGCGCCTTGGTGACCTCGCCCGGCCCGTGCTGCTCCCGGGCGGCGGCCAGGGTCGCCGCCGCGAAGTCCGCGAAGTCGGCGTCCGGGCTGAGCGAACCGGACGTCAGCGTGTCGTACCAGACCTGCCCCGCCCGCTCCCACGCCCGGCCGCCGAGCGTCACAGCGAACCGCTGGAACGCCCGGTTGGGGATGCCGGAGTTGATGTGCACGCCGCCGTTGTCGTCGGTGGTCTGCACGAAGTCGTCCATGTGGCCCGGCTGCGGGTCCTTGCCCAGCAATTCGTCGTCGTACGCCGTCCCCGGCTCCTTCATCGACCGCAGCGCCCGGCCCTGCACCCGGTCGGTGAACAGCTCCGCGCCGATCAGCCAGTCCGCGTCCTCCGCGCTCTCCTCACGCTCGAACTGCTTGATGAGCGCACCGAAGACGTCGGACACCGACTCGTTCAGCGCCCCCGACTGGCCGCTGTAGTGCAGGTTGGCGGTGTACTGCGTCACCCCGTGCGTCAACTCGTGCCCGATGACGTCCACCGCGAGGGTGAAATCGCGGAAGACCTCGCCGTCGCCGTCCCCGAACACCATCCGTCCGCCGTCCCAGAACGCGTTGGCGTACTGCTCGCCGTAGTGCACGGTCGCGTCCAGCGGCAGGCCCGAACCGTCGATCGAGTCCCGCCCGTAGGCGCTGAGGTACAGCGCGAAGGTGGCGCCCAGCGCGGCGTAGGCGCGGTTGGCCGAGGCGTCCCGCACCGGGCCGTCGCCCTCGGACCGCACCCGCCGACCGGGCAGTTCCTCGCGGTTCTGCGCGTCGTACACGGCGCGGCGCGGCGCGGGCTCGGCCGCCGGGCGCGGCGGCAGCGGCTGGGCGGCAGTGGCCCGCGCGACCAGGTGGCGGCGGGTGCGCTGTGCGGCGTCCCGCTCCAGCGTGCGGCGCGCGGGCGCGGCGAGCACCGGGTCGTCCGACCGGGCGAGCCGGTCCAGAAGGTGGGGCGGCACGATGCCGCAGCGGGGAGGAAGCGGCGGGTGAACGTCCGTGTGAGGGTCCATGTCCAGCAATGTGGCATTCGGTCACGGGATTGTCACCGACTGCTGTCATGATTCGCGAGAAGGAGTTGCGCCGCCCGCGCGCCGCCCCGGTGGCGGTCCGCATGGTGATACGCCCCCGGCGGACCGGCCGGGGGTCCGCTAACGTGGCGCCATCATGCGTTGCGGGCTGCTTCTCCTTAGCTGCCGCGGCGAGGGTTCGTAAGTCTTCACGGCCGACCCCCTCCCCGCGGAGTCCGGTGCTGCCACCGTCGGTCCCGAAGCCTGAAGCCAAGGAGCCCCGCGCGACATGACCACTTCCCAGCCGGAGCCGACCTCCGTACGCCCCGCCACGCCGATCACCGCCGCCACCGTGCGCCAGCGCCCCTCCGGGATGCCCTTCCACCGGTACGGCCGGTACGAGACCGTCGACATCCCCGACCGCACCTGGCCGGGCCGACGCCTCACCGAAGCCCCGCGGTGGCTGTCCACCGACCTGCGGGACGGCAACCAGGCCCTGATCGACCCGATGTCGCCGGCCCGCAAACGCGCGATGTTCGACCTGCTGGTGTCGATGGGCTACAAGGAGATCGAGGTCGGCTTCCCCTCCTCCGGCCAGACCGACTTCGACTTCGTCCGCTCGATCATCGAGGACGGCGCGATTCCGGAGGACGTGACGATCTCCGTCCTCACCCAGGCGCGCGAAGAGCTGATCGAGCGCACCGTGGAGTCGGTACGTGGCGCTCACCGTGCGACGGTCCACCTCTACAACGCCACGGCGCCCGCGTTCCGCCGCATCGTCTTCCGCGGCTCCCGCGAGGAGGTGAAGCAGATCGCCGTCGACGGCACCCGGCTGGTGATGGAGTACGCCGAGAAGATCCTCACCGACGAGACCGTCTTCGGCTACCAGTACAGCCCCGAGATCTTCACCGACACCGAGCTGGACTTCGCCCTGGAGGTCTGCGAGGGCGTGATGGACGTCTGGCAGCCCGAGGACGGCCGCGAGATCATCCTCAACCTGCCCGCCACCGTGGAGCGTTCCACGCCCTCCACGCACGCCGACCGGTTCGAGTGGATGTCGCGTCACCTGTCCCGGCGCGAGCACGTCTGCCTGTCCGTCCACCCGCACAACGACCGCGGAACCGCGGTGGCCGCCGCCGAGCTGGCCCTGATGGCCGGCGCCGACCGCGTCGAGGGCTGCCTGTTCGGCCAGGGCGAGCGCACCGGCAACGTCGACCTGGTGACGCTGGGCATGAACCTCTTCTCCCAGGGCGTCGACCCGCAGATCGACTTCTCCCGGATCGACGAGATCAAGCGCACCGCCGAATACTGCAACCAGATGGAGGTCCATCCCCGGCACCCGTACGTCGGCGACCTCGTCTACACCGCCTTCTCCGGCTCCCACCAGGACGCCATCAAGAAGGGCTTCGAGGACATGGAGGCGCGTGCCGAGCGGGCAGGCAAGCCCGCCTGTGAGGTCAGCTGGGAGGTCCCGTACCTGCCGATCGACCCCAAGGACGTCGGCCGCTCCTACGAGGCGGTCATCCGGGTCAACTCGCAGTCCGGCAAGGGCGGCATCGCCTACGTCCTGAAGAACGACCACAGCCTGTCGCTGCCGCGCCGGATGCAGGTCGAGTTCTCGAAGATCATCCAGGCTCGCACCGACGCGGACGGCGGAGAGGTCACTCCGGCCGAGATCTGGTCCGTCTTCCAGGACGAGTACCTGCCCACCCCGGAGGCGAGCTGGGGCCGTGTGGCGCTGCACGGCGTGCAGACCGCGACCTCCAGCGAGGGGGGCGGCGAGGAGGCCACCGCCCTCACCGTGCAGGCGGTCGTCGACGGCGAGGACGCCGTCCTGACCGGCAGCGGCAACGGCCCGCTGGCCGCCTTCTTCGACGCCCTCCAGGCCGTCGACGTGGACGTGCGCCTGCTGGACTACGTCGAGCACACGATGAGCGAGGGCGCCGGCTCGCAGGCCGCCTCGTACATCGAGTGCGCGATCGGCGACAAGGTGCTGTGGGGCGTCGGTATCGACGCGAACATCGTCCGCGCCTCACTCCAGGCCGTCGTCTCCGCGGTCAACCGGGCGTCCCGGCACTGAGGCGGCCCGCCCCGCTGCCGTTCCGCCGTGTCGCAGGCCAAAGTGGCCGAGCGTCCCGCCCGCCGGGCCCACCGGCGGGCGGGACGGACGCACGCGCCCCGGTCAAGCGGCGCCGGAGAGGCCCTCGCGCTGGAGGATGCCCCGCGCTTCCTCCACCCGGCCGCCGCGGGCGATCACGTCGTAGCGGGACGCTGCCAGGGAGCGCGTCGAGGAGAAGTCCCGGCGGCCACCGGTCGCGGCGTGCCCGACGAAGCCGAAGACCGCGCCCCACAGGGCGCCGATCAGCAGGCCGCCGATGATCAGCCCGAGCCACGTCGGCCCCGGAGTGAACAGGCCCACCAGCAGGCCGATGAACAGGCCGAACCAGGCACCGGTCGCCGCGCCGGCCCCGGCCGCGCGCCCCTTGGTGAGCCGTCCGGTCACGTGCTCGACCAGCCGCAGGTCCGACCCCACGATGTCGATGTGCTCGACCGGAAAGTGCGCGTCCGACAGTGTGTCGACGGCGGTCTGCGCCTTCTCGTACGAGTCGTAGCTCGCCACGGTGTTCCAGGCGTCGCTGACCGGGTTTCTGGGTTGAGGATCGATGGTGGACATGCCGGGACCTCCCTCCGGAACGTCTGCGGGCCCACGGGTAACCCGGTCCCGCCGCTCCATGCCGGGAGGTTCCCCCGGCCCGGCCGCCGCCCAGCCCGGGCCCTGTCCGGGTCAGCCCCGGTATCGCGGCGGGTGGAGCGCACCCACCTCCCGCACCGTCCGCGCCGAGCGGCGCGCCTCCCGGATGTCCGCCAGCCCCTTGCTCTCCGGCCGGAAGCCGTGCCCCAGCCTGATGCGCCGCCGCTCCCGGCGCACGATGCGCCACAGCAGCCAGCCGAGGAGCACCGCCGTCCCGCCCACCGCCACGATGAGAGTCGTCATATCGGAAGCACCCTCCGTCCTGCCGGAAATGTCATGCTCACAGCATTCCCGCCCGGGCGTGCCGGCAAAAGGTCCGGTCGCCTCGGTCTGCGGGGAGGCCCCGGTGTCCGCCCCGCCGCTCCGCCGTTCACCCGCGTCACCCGACGGCCATCGAGAGGCGCATTCCGCTTCGTGCAAGGCGTGCAGTCCCACGACGAGTTTCCGCGCGGCGAGCGCATTCCGCTCTGCGAAGGGGCTGACGGGGGTTCGGGACTGTGGTTAACATCACTCGACCCGGCAGCGCTGCCGAAGTGTGATGGAGGTGCGTGGTGCGTTCCCGAGACCCGAGAGACCGTCCGGTGGCGGGCCCGCGCCTCGCGGGCCTCGCAGGTGTCCGCACCAGCTGGCGCACCCTCGACGACGGCGAGTTCTTCTGCACCGGCTGCGGCGGCGACCGCAGCTACCGGCTGCGCGCCGGACGCCGCCGCTTCGCCGTGCTCGGCATCCCGCTCGTGCCGCGCGGCGACGTGCCGCCGGTCGTCGAGTGCGCCGCCTGCCGCCGCCACGACGACACCCGGGCGCTGGACGACCCCACCACCAACCGGCTGGCCACCATGCTCCGGGAGGCCGTGCACTCCGTCGCGCTGTCCGTCCTGGCGGCCTCCGGTGCCGACTCGCGGGCCACCCTGGAGGCGGCCGTGGAGGCCGTACGTGGCTCCGGCTACCCCGAGTGCGACGAGGACTCCCTGCTGGAGAGGCTGGCCGCGCTCTGCGCGGACCCGCTGTACGACCCGGCTGCCCACGAACCGGGCGGGCCGGAGTTGCCCGACGCCCTCGCCGCCGCCGACCACCACATGGCCGTGCACATCGAACTGTGCGAGGCGCTGGAACCCCTCGCTCCGCACCTCGCCGCAGCCGGCCGGGAGGCGCTGCTGCTCCAGGGCGCCGCCATCGCCCTCGCCGACGGCCCGTACGAACCCGCCGAACGCGACATGCTGGAATCCGTCGGCTGCGCCCTCGCGCTGCGTCCCGCGGACACCGAACGCCTGCTGGCCGCCGCCCGCACCCCCTCCTGACGGCCCGGCCTCCCGACAACGCGCAAGCTCGCGGTGCGGGACGGGCGCAGTTGGTGATCGCGGCGCACGAGTCCGGGCTGATCGCACCCGGCGACGCCGGGGGGACCGGCCGTACGGGAGAATGACCCCATGAGCCTGTTCCGCGACGACGGCATCGTGCTGCGCACCCAGAAACTGGGCGAGGCGGACCGGATCATCACGCTGCTCACGCGCGGTCACGGCCGGGTGCGGGCGGTGGCCCGCGGCGTACGCCGCACCAAGTCCAAGTTCGGCGCCCGGCTGGAGCCCTTCAGCCACGTCGACGTGCAGTTCTTCGCCCGCGGCAGCGACCTGGTCGGCCGCGGGCTGCCGCTGTGCACGCAGACCGAGACCATCGCGCCGTACGGCAGCGGCATCGTCGGCGACTACGACCGCTACACCGCCGGCACCGCGATGCTGGAGACCGCGGAACGCTTCACCGACCACGAGGGCGAACCGGCCGTGCAGCAGTACCTGTTGCTCGTCGGCGGCCTGCGCACGCTGGCAGGTGGCGAGCACGCCCCGGGCCTGGTGCTGGACGCCTTCCTGCTCCGCTCCCTCGCCGTGAACGGCTACGCGCCCAGCTTCGACGACTGCGCCAAGTGCGGCATCCACGGGCCCAACCGGTTCTTCTCCGTCGCGGCGGGCGGCACGGTGTGCGGCGACTGCCGGGTGCCCGGGAGCGTCGTGCCGTCCCCGGAAGCCGTACGGCTGCTGGGGGCCCTGCTGACCGGAGACTGGCCGGCCGCGGACGCCGCCGAGCCCCGGCACGTCCGCGAAGGCAACGGGCTGGTCTCCGCCTACCTGCACTGGCACCTGGAGCGCGGCCTGCGCTCCCTGCGCTACGTGCGGAACGGCGGCCCGGCGTAGGGGTCTCTCGGGGTGGACTAGGCTCCCGGGGAGAAGTCCTCGCACGATCCGATGGAGCTGAGACCCCATGGCCCGTCGCGGAATGCTGTCCCGGCAGCGTCGCGGATCAGCCGCCTACGCCCTCCCCGAGCCGCACCCGTCCGGAGCCCGTCCCCCGCTGATCCCGGCCGAGCTGGTCCCGAACCACGTCGCGGTCGTGATGGACGGCAACGGCCGGTGGGCGAAGGAGCGCGGCCTACCGCGCACCGAGGGCCACAAGGTCGGCGAGGGCGTCGTGCTGGACGTGCTCAAGGGCTGCCTGGAGCTGGGGGTCAGGAACCTCTCGCTGTACGCCTTCTCCACCGAGAACTGGAAGCGCTCGCCCGAAGAGGTCCGCTTCCTGATGAACTTCAACCGGGACGTCATCCGCCGCCGCCGCGACGAGATGGACGCCCTCGGCATCCGCATCCGCTGGGTGGGCCGGATGCCGAAGCTGTGGAAGTCCGTCGTCCAGGAGCTCCAGGTCGCGCAGGAGCAGACGAAGCACAACGACGCGATGACGCTGTACTTCTGCGTCAACTACGGCGGCCGTGCGGAGATCGCCGACGCCGCAAGGGCGATCGCGGCCGACGTGGCCGCGGGACGCCTGGACCCGGACAAGGTCGGCGAGAAGACGTTCGCGAAGTACCTCTACTACCGGGACATGCCCGACGTCGACCTCTTCCTGCGCCCCTCCGGGGAACAGCGGACCTCCAACTACCTGATATGGCAGAGCGCCTACGCGGAGATGGTCTTCCAGGACGTCCTCTGGCCGGACTTCGACCGCCGGAATCTGTGGGACGCATGCCTGGAGTACGCCCGCCGCGACCGCCGTTTCGGCGGGGCCCGGCCCAACGAGGTGTCCACCACCCCGCAGCAGGGCTGAACCCGCCGCCTCCGGCCGGGTCCCGTAGCGGATCAGGGGGGCCCGCCGGGCGGCGGGACGGGTGCCGCCAGCGCGTCCACCTCGGCCTCGGACAGCCGCAGCTGGAGAGCCGCCAGGTCCTCCTCCCAACCCTGCGGGGCCGTGGTCGCCGGCAGCGGCAGGGTCACCGGGGACCGCCGCAGCAGCCAGGCCAGCGCGACCTGGGCGGGGGACGCCTCGTGCCGTCGGCCTGCCAGGAGCCGCCTCCGAGCGCCCGTCGTCCGCCCTTGGTGGAGACCGCCACGTGGTCCCGGTACGGGGTGAGCGCCTCGGAGATCAGCGTCTCGCTGATCTCCGGCCCGTAGCAGTCGGCGGTGTCGACCAGCTGCACACCGGTCTCGACGGCGCGGCGCGCCACTGCTCGCACCGCGTCCGGATCGGCGGGCCGTAGGTGCCCGGGCCGGTCAGCCACGCTCCGCCGAAACCGAGTCGCCGCACCTCCAGGTCCGGGCCGATGCGGACGGTGCCGACCGCGGACCAGTCCGTCGTCATCGTTCTGCTCCTCGCGATCCGCGCCGCCGGCCCGGAGCGGCACGTTCCGCCCGACACTTCCAGAGTGGTCGCGCGGCGGAGCGGCCCCGCACCCGGCACGCCGGGTGCGGGGCCGGTGTCACTCCTTCACCCGGCCGGGCGGGGAGTCGGAAACCCGGGAGCCGCGCGGGCGGGGAGGCGCGGGAGGCCGGGTGTCAGTCCTTCGCGCAGTCGCCGCAGGTGCCGAAGATCTCGACGGTGTGGCCGACGTCCACGAAGCCGTGTTCGGCGGCGACGGATTCGGCCCACCGCTCGACGGCCGGGCCCTCGACCTCGACGGCCTTGCCGCAGTGCCGGCACACCAGGTGATGGTGGTGGTCGTCGCTGTGGCAGCGGCGGTAGACGGCTTCGCCCTCGGCGGTGCGCAGCACATCGACCTCGCCGGCGTCGGCGAGGGACTGGAGCGTCCGGTAGACGGTGGTCAGCCCCACGGAGTCGCCGCGGTGCTTGAGCATGTCGTGCAGCTCCTGTGCGCTGCGGAACTCCTCGACCTCCGCCAGCGCGGCCGCCACGGCTGCGCGCTGCCGGGTCGACCGTCCGCGGACGGGGGGACCTGCGGTCGCCACCGTTGCCTCCTCCACTCGTCGAGCTGCCGTGCGGGTCGGCTCGCCATTGTGCCAGGTGGCTGCGACCGGCCCGCGCAGCGAGCTAGCGGACGCCTGCCGTGGCGTGCTCTCCCTCCAGGGTGCCCGACGGCTCCCCCTCGGTTGCCCGCGCCCCCCGCCGGCGGGCCAGGGGCACCGCGGCCACCGAGGTCAGGCCGAACAGCGCGATGGCCAGCAGCACGGTGCCGGCCCCCGCGGGGACGGCCGCGTAGTAGGAGGTCACCGTGCCGGACAGGGTGACCAGCACACCGAAGCCGACGGCCAGCGCCAGCGTCACCGCGAAGCCGCGGGTGAGCTGCTGCGCGGCCACAACGGGCACCACCATCAGCGCGCTGACCAGGAGCAGCCCGACCACCTGCATGGCCACGGTGACGGTCACCGCGGCGGTGACCGCGAGCAGCAGGTTCAGCCACCGCACGGGCAGCCCGGTCACCTTGGCGAATTCCTCGTCCTGGCACACGGCGAACAGTTGCCGCCGCAGGCCGAACGCGACGAAGACGACCAGCACGGCCAGGACGGTGATGGTGACCAGATCGGATTCCGAGACCGTGGTGATGGAGCCGAAGAGGTAGGTGTTCAGGCTGGCGTTGGACTCGCCCGGCGTCAGGTTGATCAGCATGATGCCGCCGGAGATACCGCCGTAGAACAGCAGGGCGAGCGCCACGTCGCCGCGCGTTCGGCCGTAGGAGCGGATGAGCTCCATGCCGACCGAGCCCAGCGCGGCGACCACCACGGCCGTCCACACCGGGCTGGTGGAGAGCAGGAAGCCGAGCGCGACGCCGGTGAGGGCGACGTGGCCGATGCCGTCGCCCATGATCGCCTGACGGCGCTGCACCAGGTAGATGCCGACGGCCGGGGCGGTGAGGCCGACGAGCAGGGCGGCGAGCAGCGCCCGCTGCATGAAGTCGTAGGAGAGCATCTCGGTCATGACAGCAGTCCGGTCTCGATCGCCGGGGCCGGTTCGGCCGCCGGGGTGTCGTGCGGGTGGCAGGCCAGGTCGTGCAGCCGGTCCGGGTCGTCGACGCGCTGGACGCGGCCGTCCTCCAGCACCACCGCGCGGTCGATGAGCGGGGCGAGCGGGCCCAGTTCGTGCAGCACCAGCAGGGCCGAGGTGCCGCGGCCGACCTGTTCGCGCAGGGCCTCGGCCAGTACGCGCTGGCTGACCAGGTCCACGCCGGCCAGCGGCTCGTCCATGATCAGCAGATCCGGTTCGCCCGCGAGGGCGCGGGCTATGAGGACCCGCTGGTGCTGGCCGCCGGACAGGGCGCCCACGGCTTCCCCGGCCCGTCCGGCCATGCCCACGACGTGCAGTGCGCGGTCCACCGCGTCCCGGTCGCCGCTGCCGAGCGGGAGGAAGCGGCGGCGACCGAGGCGGCCGGAGGACACGACTTCGCGGACCGTGGCCGGTACGCCTGCGGCGGCGGTGGAACGCTGCGGGACGTAGCCGACGCGGCGCCAGTCGCGGAAGCGGCGCAGCGGTGTGCCGAACAGGTCGAGCGAGCCCGAGGCGAGGGGGGTGCGCCCGAGGACGGCACGCACGGTGGTGGACTTGCCCGATCCGTTCGCGCCGAGCAGCGCGACGACCTCGCCGCGTCCGACGGTCAGGTCGACGCCGCGCAGCACCTTGCGGCCGCCGAGCACGGCGGTGGCTTCGTGGAGGGAGATGGCGGCTTCCGGCTGCTGCGTCACGGCGTCTCCTTCGGTGGTGTGCTGCGTCTGCGGGAGCGGCGGGCTCACTGCGTGTCGAGCGCGGTGCGCAGGGCCTGGAGGTTCTGGCGCATGACGGAGAGGTAGTCCTGGGTGCCGGTGTCATCGACGGACTCCAGCGAGGAGAGGACGCCCGTCCGCAGGTTCAGGTCCTGCGCGAGGGTGTCGGCGGCGTCGTCGCTGGCGCGGCTCGCGAAGAAGACGGTGCTCACGTCGTCCTCCTTCACGATCTCGTGCAGCTCCTTGATGTGGGCGGCGCTGATGGAGCCGGAGGCCGGATCGACGCCGGAGAGCGACTCCTCGTGCAGCCCGTACCGGTCGGCGAGGTAGCCGAACGCGGCGTGGGTGGTGACGAACGTGTCCGTCTTCCGGCCTTCGAGGCCGGTGCGGAAGTCGTCGTCGAGCGTCTTCAGGCGGCCGACCAGGTCCTCGGTGTTCTCCCGGTACGCCTTCTCGTGCTCGGGGTCGGCCTTCGCGAGCTGCTTCCCGACGCCCTCGGCTATCTCGGCGTAGCGCACCGGGTCGAGCCAGACGTGCGGGTCGCCGCCGCCCTCGGTGGAGTGGTCGTGTCCCTCGTGGCCCCCGCCTTCCTCGTGGGCGTGACCCTCTTCGTGCCCGTGCCCCTCTTCGCCGCCGTGGTCGTGGCCCGTGTGGCCTCCGTGCTTCTCCAGCGAGGTGTACGCCGTGGCCTCGGCGACGTGCTCGGCCTCGGCCTGCTCGACGGCCTTGTCCACGGCCGGCTGGAGACCCTTCAGGTAGACGACCAGGTCGGTGTCGCTGAGCATGCCCACCTGCTTCGGGGTGAGCTCCAGGTCGTGCGGCTCGACACCGGGCGAGGTGAGGCCGGTGACGTCCACGTGCTCGCCGCCGATCTCCTCGGCCAGGAACTCCATCGGGTAGAAGGACGCGACCACGTCCACCCGGCCGTCGTCGGCGCCGGCGTCGCCGCCGCATGCGGTCAGCGGCAGCAGGCCCAGCACGGCTGCCACCGCCGGGGCGGCGGTGCGTATGAAGGGGCGGCCGGGGGAGCGGTCGGGGGAGGCGGAGCGAGCGTTCATGACAGTCATTTTCACGCCACGTGGAAATGATTGTCAAATGCTCCGAATGGGTGATCTCGCTCACTCGGGAGGCCCCCTCCCGCCCGACCGCCGGAGGCGGTCGCCGATTTGATCCGGGACCCTGTCCCGCCGGTAATCT encodes the following:
- a CDS encoding metal ABC transporter permease, which codes for MTEMLSYDFMQRALLAALLVGLTAPAVGIYLVQRRQAIMGDGIGHVALTGVALGFLLSTSPVWTAVVVAALGSVGMELIRSYGRTRGDVALALLFYGGISGGIMLINLTPGESNASLNTYLFGSITTVSESDLVTITVLAVLVVFVAFGLRRQLFAVCQDEEFAKVTGLPVRWLNLLLAVTAAVTVTVAMQVVGLLLVSALMVVPVVAAQQLTRGFAVTLALAVGFGVLVTLSGTVTSYYAAVPAGAGTVLLAIALFGLTSVAAVPLARRRGARATEGEPSGTLEGEHATAGVR
- a CDS encoding isoprenyl transferase, with amino-acid sequence MARRGMLSRQRRGSAAYALPEPHPSGARPPLIPAELVPNHVAVVMDGNGRWAKERGLPRTEGHKVGEGVVLDVLKGCLELGVRNLSLYAFSTENWKRSPEEVRFLMNFNRDVIRRRRDEMDALGIRIRWVGRMPKLWKSVVQELQVAQEQTKHNDAMTLYFCVNYGGRAEIADAARAIAADVAAGRLDPDKVGEKTFAKYLYYRDMPDVDLFLRPSGEQRTSNYLIWQSAYAEMVFQDVLWPDFDRRNLWDACLEYARRDRRFGGARPNEVSTTPQQG
- a CDS encoding TerB family tellurite resistance protein encodes the protein MRSRDPRDRPVAGPRLAGLAGVRTSWRTLDDGEFFCTGCGGDRSYRLRAGRRRFAVLGIPLVPRGDVPPVVECAACRRHDDTRALDDPTTNRLATMLREAVHSVALSVLAASGADSRATLEAAVEAVRGSGYPECDEDSLLERLAALCADPLYDPAAHEPGGPELPDALAAADHHMAVHIELCEALEPLAPHLAAAGREALLLQGAAIALADGPYEPAERDMLESVGCALALRPADTERLLAAARTPS
- a CDS encoding general stress protein, with translation MSTIDPQPRNPVSDAWNTVASYDSYEKAQTAVDTLSDAHFPVEHIDIVGSDLRLVEHVTGRLTKGRAAGAGAATGAWFGLFIGLLVGLFTPGPTWLGLIIGGLLIGALWGAVFGFVGHAATGGRRDFSSTRSLAASRYDVIARGGRVEEARGILQREGLSGAA
- a CDS encoding metal ABC transporter ATP-binding protein; this translates as MTQQPEAAISLHEATAVLGGRKVLRGVDLTVGRGEVVALLGANGSGKSTTVRAVLGRTPLASGSLDLFGTPLRRFRDWRRVGYVPQRSTAAAGVPATVREVVSSGRLGRRRFLPLGSGDRDAVDRALHVVGMAGRAGEAVGALSGGQHQRVLIARALAGEPDLLIMDEPLAGVDLVSQRVLAEALREQVGRGTSALLVLHELGPLAPLIDRAVVLEDGRVQRVDDPDRLHDLACHPHDTPAAEPAPAIETGLLS
- a CDS encoding transcriptional repressor — protein: MATAGPPVRGRSTRQRAAVAAALAEVEEFRSAQELHDMLKHRGDSVGLTTVYRTLQSLADAGEVDVLRTAEGEAVYRRCHSDDHHHHLVCRHCGKAVEVEGPAVERWAESVAAEHGFVDVGHTVEIFGTCGDCAKD
- the recO gene encoding DNA repair protein RecO; protein product: MSLFRDDGIVLRTQKLGEADRIITLLTRGHGRVRAVARGVRRTKSKFGARLEPFSHVDVQFFARGSDLVGRGLPLCTQTETIAPYGSGIVGDYDRYTAGTAMLETAERFTDHEGEPAVQQYLLLVGGLRTLAGGEHAPGLVLDAFLLRSLAVNGYAPSFDDCAKCGIHGPNRFFSVAAGGTVCGDCRVPGSVVPSPEAVRLLGALLTGDWPAADAAEPRHVREGNGLVSAYLHWHLERGLRSLRYVRNGGPA
- the leuA gene encoding 2-isopropylmalate synthase, coding for MTTSQPEPTSVRPATPITAATVRQRPSGMPFHRYGRYETVDIPDRTWPGRRLTEAPRWLSTDLRDGNQALIDPMSPARKRAMFDLLVSMGYKEIEVGFPSSGQTDFDFVRSIIEDGAIPEDVTISVLTQAREELIERTVESVRGAHRATVHLYNATAPAFRRIVFRGSREEVKQIAVDGTRLVMEYAEKILTDETVFGYQYSPEIFTDTELDFALEVCEGVMDVWQPEDGREIILNLPATVERSTPSTHADRFEWMSRHLSRREHVCLSVHPHNDRGTAVAAAELALMAGADRVEGCLFGQGERTGNVDLVTLGMNLFSQGVDPQIDFSRIDEIKRTAEYCNQMEVHPRHPYVGDLVYTAFSGSHQDAIKKGFEDMEARAERAGKPACEVSWEVPYLPIDPKDVGRSYEAVIRVNSQSGKGGIAYVLKNDHSLSLPRRMQVEFSKIIQARTDADGGEVTPAEIWSVFQDEYLPTPEASWGRVALHGVQTATSSEGGGEEATALTVQAVVDGEDAVLTGSGNGPLAAFFDALQAVDVDVRLLDYVEHTMSEGAGSQAASYIECAIGDKVLWGVGIDANIVRASLQAVVSAVNRASRH
- a CDS encoding M4 family metallopeptidase — encoded protein: MDPHTDVHPPLPPRCGIVPPHLLDRLARSDDPVLAAPARRTLERDAAQRTRRHLVARATAAQPLPPRPAAEPAPRRAVYDAQNREELPGRRVRSEGDGPVRDASANRAYAALGATFALYLSAYGRDSIDGSGLPLDATVHYGEQYANAFWDGGRMVFGDGDGEVFRDFTLAVDVIGHELTHGVTQYTANLHYSGQSGALNESVSDVFGALIKQFEREESAEDADWLIGAELFTDRVQGRALRSMKEPGTAYDDELLGKDPQPGHMDDFVQTTDDNGGVHINSGIPNRAFQRFAVTLGGRAWERAGQVWYDTLTSGSLSPDADFADFAAATLAAAREQHGPGEVTKALSQAWTDVGVPVSG
- a CDS encoding metal ABC transporter substrate-binding protein, with amino-acid sequence MTVMNARSASPDRSPGRPFIRTAAPAVAAVLGLLPLTACGGDAGADDGRVDVVASFYPMEFLAEEIGGEHVDVTGLTSPGVEPHDLELTPKQVGMLSDTDLVVYLKGLQPAVDKAVEQAEAEHVAEATAYTSLEKHGGHTGHDHGGEEGHGHEEGHAHEEGGGHEGHDHSTEGGGDPHVWLDPVRYAEIAEGVGKQLAKADPEHEKAYRENTEDLVGRLKTLDDDFRTGLEGRKTDTFVTTHAAFGYLADRYGLHEESLSGVDPASGSISAAHIKELHEIVKEDDVSTVFFASRASDDAADTLAQDLNLRTGVLSSLESVDDTGTQDYLSVMRQNLQALRTALDTQ
- a CDS encoding aldo/keto reductase, with protein sequence MADRPGHLRPADPDAVRAVARRAVETGVQLVDTADCYGPEISETLISEALTPYRDHVAVSTKGGRRALGGGSWQADGTRRPPPRSRWPGCCGGPR